The following coding sequences are from one Chanos chanos chromosome 12, fChaCha1.1, whole genome shotgun sequence window:
- the marcksl1b gene encoding MARCKS-related protein 1-B, which translates to MGSQASKGGVAVEGKAAAADPAAVKTNGQENGHVKTNGDVKADGDNAATTNGSAEAAKESETGAGDAIEPAPAAEGEAAKPEGEAPKETPKKKKKKFSLKNSFKFKGISLKKSKKNASEVKEEAAAATATEEKPEENGAAAEEKPEETKAEETAAAAADAEAPKAEETPAKAEEAAAPPKEEAAAPAEPTKPTEETSSTPAPSEQKE; encoded by the exons ATGGGATCCCAAGCATCGAAGGGAGGAGTGGCCGTTGAGGGAAAAGCCGCTGCCGCTGACCCAGCCGCGGTCAAGACAAACGGACAG GAAAATGGTCATGTGAAGACCAATGGGGATGTGAAAGCAGATGGCGATAACGCTGCCACCACCAATGGCTCTGCAGAAGCAGCCAAGGAATCTGAGACTGGAGCTGGAGATGCCATTGAACCTGCCCCTGCTGCCGAGGGTGAGGCTGCCAAACCAGAGGGCGAGGCACCTAAGGAAACccccaagaagaagaagaagaagttctCCCTCAAGAACTCCTTCAAGTTCAAGGGCATTTCTCTGAAGAAGAGCAAGAAGAATGCCAGCGAGGTGAAGGAGGAGGCAGCTGCGGCCACAGCCACAGAGGAGAAACCTGAGGAGAACGGGGCAGCTGCCGAGGAGAAGCCTGAGGAGACCAAGGCTGAGGAGactgcagctgctgctgctgatgctgaaGCCCCCAAGGCTGAGGAGACCCCTGCCAAAGCTGAGGAGGCTGCAGCTCCTCCGAAAGAGGaggctgctgctcctgctgagCCCACAAAACCCACAGAGGAGACCAGCTCAACACCTGCACCATCTGAACAGAAAGAGTGA